The following proteins are co-located in the Pseudomonas antarctica genome:
- the xthA gene encoding exodeoxyribonuclease III: MKIVSFNINGLRARPHQLAALIEKHQPDVIGLQETKVHDDQFPLAEVQALGYHVYYHGQKGHYGVALLSRKEALSVHKGFASDEEDAQRRFIWGTFADENGNPVTVMNGYFPQGESRDHPTKFPAKQRFYADLQHLLESQFSNDQALVVMGDVNISPEDCDIGIGADNAKRWLKTGKCSFLPEEREWMARLKNWGLVDSFRHLNPDVTDRFSWFDYRSRGFEDEPKRGLRIDVIMASNGLLSRVKDAGVDYDLRGLEKPSDHAPIWLELS; encoded by the coding sequence ATGAAAATCGTCTCCTTCAATATCAACGGGCTGCGCGCCCGCCCTCATCAGCTGGCGGCGCTGATTGAAAAGCATCAACCCGACGTGATTGGCCTGCAGGAAACCAAGGTCCACGATGACCAGTTCCCGCTGGCCGAAGTGCAGGCACTGGGCTACCACGTGTACTACCACGGCCAAAAAGGCCACTACGGTGTGGCCTTGCTCTCGCGCAAAGAAGCATTGAGCGTGCACAAAGGGTTTGCCAGTGATGAAGAAGACGCCCAGCGCCGCTTTATCTGGGGCACCTTCGCCGATGAGAACGGCAACCCCGTGACTGTCATGAACGGCTACTTCCCCCAGGGCGAAAGCCGCGACCACCCCACCAAGTTCCCGGCCAAGCAGCGCTTCTACGCAGACTTGCAGCACCTGCTGGAAAGCCAGTTCAGCAATGACCAGGCGCTGGTGGTGATGGGCGACGTGAACATTTCCCCGGAAGATTGCGACATCGGCATCGGCGCCGACAATGCCAAGCGTTGGCTGAAAACCGGCAAGTGCAGCTTCCTGCCGGAAGAACGCGAGTGGATGGCGCGCTTGAAGAACTGGGGCCTGGTCGACAGTTTCCGTCACTTGAACCCGGACGTGACCGACCGCTTCAGCTGGTTCGACTACCGCAGCCGTGGTTTCGAGGACGAGCCCAAGCGTGGGCTGCGCATTGACGTGATCATGGCGTCCAACGGCTTGCTGTCACGGGTCAAGGATGCCGGTGTGGACTACGATTTGCGTGGTCTGGAAAAGCCATCGGACCATGCGCCGATCTGGCTCGAACTGAGCTGA
- a CDS encoding GNAT family N-acetyltransferase, with protein sequence MPDTSTAIADIRLLNSGYSREARSLLYQAYRHEPTFAYIFEAERSGYEQRVRATVRELVKQHFFQKLPAIGLFVNDRLIGIALIAPPQRRLGITESWAWQLRMWLSTGVRGTRRYLEYHYAVLACLPSESVHVLPLLGIHPQFQGKHYGEQLLEAVHNWCADDPHSSGVVLDTGDSRYLDFYKRQGYEEIGEVAIGPILEHVFFHPNPQSLHAATA encoded by the coding sequence ATGCCTGACACTTCGACTGCCATCGCCGACATTCGCCTGCTCAACAGCGGCTATTCCCGCGAGGCGCGTTCCTTGTTGTACCAGGCTTATCGGCATGAGCCGACCTTCGCCTATATCTTCGAGGCCGAGCGTTCGGGTTATGAACAGCGGGTACGGGCCACCGTGCGCGAACTGGTCAAGCAGCACTTCTTTCAGAAACTTCCCGCCATCGGGCTGTTCGTCAACGACCGGCTGATCGGCATCGCGCTGATCGCGCCACCGCAGCGGCGCCTGGGCATCACCGAGAGCTGGGCCTGGCAATTGCGGATGTGGTTGAGCACCGGGGTGCGCGGTACTCGGCGTTACTTGGAATACCATTACGCAGTGCTGGCGTGCCTGCCCAGCGAGTCGGTGCATGTGCTGCCGCTGTTGGGCATTCACCCGCAATTTCAGGGCAAACATTACGGCGAACAGTTGCTGGAAGCCGTGCACAACTGGTGTGCCGATGACCCGCACTCTTCAGGCGTCGTGCTCGACACTGGCGATTCGCGCTATCTGGATTTTTACAAGCGCCAGGGCTATGAGGAAATTGGTGAAGTGGCGATAGGCCCGATTCTGGAACACGTTTTTTTCCACCCCAATCCGCAGTCGTTACATGCTGCAACGGCTTAA
- a CDS encoding hydroxymethylglutaryl-CoA lyase, which yields MSLPSHVRLVEVGPRDGLQNEAQPISVADKVQLVDALTGAGLRYIEVGSFVSPKWVPQMAGSAEVFAQIQRKPGVTYGALAPNLRGFEDALAAGVKEVAVFAAASEAFSQRNINCSISESLERFAPIMAAAKQHGISVRGYVSCVLGCPYEGDIAPEQVAAVARELYAMGCYEVSLGDTIGTGTAGATRQLFEVVGAQVPRDKLAGHFHDTYGQAIANIYASLLEGVSVFDSSIAGLGGCPYAKGASGNVATEDVVYLLNGLGIDTGVDLQALIRAGLQISQVLGRPTGSRVAKARTAG from the coding sequence ATGTCCCTCCCCTCACACGTACGCCTGGTGGAAGTCGGCCCGCGCGACGGATTACAGAACGAAGCCCAGCCCATCAGCGTGGCCGACAAGGTCCAGTTGGTGGATGCCCTGACCGGCGCAGGCTTGCGCTATATCGAGGTTGGCAGTTTTGTGTCGCCCAAATGGGTGCCGCAGATGGCCGGCTCGGCCGAGGTGTTTGCGCAGATTCAGCGCAAGCCCGGCGTGACCTACGGCGCACTCGCACCGAACCTGCGCGGGTTTGAAGATGCGCTGGCTGCAGGCGTGAAGGAAGTGGCGGTGTTCGCGGCAGCGTCCGAGGCGTTTTCCCAGCGCAATATCAACTGCTCGATCAGCGAAAGCCTGGAGCGCTTTGCGCCAATCATGGCGGCGGCCAAGCAGCACGGCATCAGCGTGCGCGGCTATGTGTCGTGTGTGTTGGGTTGCCCTTACGAAGGTGACATCGCCCCGGAACAGGTCGCGGCGGTCGCGCGCGAGTTGTATGCCATGGGCTGCTATGAGGTTTCCCTGGGCGACACCATCGGCACCGGCACGGCGGGCGCCACGCGGCAGCTGTTTGAAGTGGTCGGTGCGCAGGTGCCACGGGACAAGCTGGCCGGGCACTTTCATGACACCTACGGCCAGGCGATTGCGAATATCTACGCCAGCCTGCTCGAAGGTGTGAGTGTGTTCGACAGCTCTATCGCAGGCCTTGGCGGCTGCCCTTACGCCAAAGGCGCTAGCGGTAACGTCGCCACCGAGGATGTGGTGTACCTGCTCAATGGCCTGGGTATCGACACCGGAGTCGACTTGCAGGCGCTGATTCGCGCGGGCCTGCAGATCAGTCAGGTGCTGGGGCGCCCAACCGGTTCGCGTGTGGCAAAGGCCCGAACAGCCGGTTGA
- a CDS encoding LysR family transcriptional regulator, with protein sequence MNLSKVDLNLFIVFDAIYTEANLTRAGQIVGITQPAVSNALARLRETFNDPLFVRTAQGMVPTPMAQNIIGPVRNALSLLRVSVQESRIFNPQQAAKTYRISMTDLTEAVILPLLFQRLRRLAPTVVIESFLSKRRETTKELAAGRLDFAVDAPLNTDPQVRHVKLMEDRYVCAMRKGHPMAGKDKFTLDDYLSLTHIHISSRRNGLGHVDLALGKMGIQRKIALRSQHYLMASQVLQQTDMVMTVPERFARRHELHWFNLPVNDVPPVETHLYWHESTDQDPANRWMREQMIELCQQVTAHEKKLDGKQA encoded by the coding sequence ATGAATCTGAGCAAGGTCGACCTCAACCTCTTTATCGTCTTCGACGCGATCTACACCGAAGCCAACCTGACTCGCGCCGGGCAAATTGTCGGCATCACCCAGCCGGCGGTGTCCAACGCACTGGCGCGCCTGCGCGAGACGTTCAACGACCCGCTGTTCGTGCGCACCGCCCAAGGCATGGTGCCTACGCCGATGGCGCAGAACATCATCGGCCCGGTGCGCAACGCGTTGTCGCTGCTGCGGGTGTCGGTGCAGGAAAGCCGGATTTTCAACCCGCAACAGGCGGCCAAGACCTATCGCATCAGCATGACCGACCTTACCGAGGCGGTGATTCTGCCGTTGCTGTTCCAGCGCCTGCGCCGCCTGGCGCCGACCGTGGTGATCGAGAGTTTCCTGTCCAAACGCCGCGAAACCACCAAGGAGCTGGCCGCCGGGCGCCTGGACTTTGCCGTGGACGCGCCGCTTAACACTGACCCGCAAGTGCGCCATGTGAAGCTGATGGAAGACCGCTACGTGTGCGCCATGCGCAAGGGCCACCCGATGGCGGGCAAGGACAAATTCACCCTGGACGACTACCTGTCACTGACCCATATCCATATCTCCAGCCGCCGCAACGGCTTGGGCCATGTCGACCTGGCGTTGGGCAAAATGGGCATCCAGCGCAAGATCGCCCTGCGCTCCCAGCATTACCTGATGGCTTCGCAAGTGTTGCAGCAGACCGACATGGTCATGACCGTGCCCGAACGCTTCGCCCGCCGCCACGAACTGCACTGGTTCAACTTGCCGGTCAACGACGTGCCGCCGGTGGAAACCCACCTGTACTGGCACGAAAGCACCGACCAGGACCCGGCCAACCGCTGGATGCGTGAGCAGATGATCGAGTTGTGCCAACAGGTGACGGCGCATGAGAAGAAGCTCGATGGCAAGCAAGCTTGA
- a CDS encoding acyl-CoA dehydrogenase, translating to MDFAYSPKVQELRERVTAFMDAYVYPAETVFERQVSEGDRWQPTAIMEELKAKAKAEGLWNLFLPESELGAGLTNLEYAPLAEIMGRSLLGPEPFNCSAPDTGNMEVLVRYANAEQKQRWLEPLLRGEIRSAFAMTEPDVASSDATNMAARAERQGDEWVINGKKWWTSGACDPRCKILIFMGLSNPDAPRHQQHSMILVPVDTPGVKIVRPLPVFGYDDAPHGHAEVLFDNVRVPYENVLLGEGRGFEIAQGRLGPGRIHHCMRSVGMAERALELMCKRAVSRTAFGKPLARLGGNIDKIADSRMEIDMARLLTLKAAYMMDTVGNKVAKSEIAQIKVVAPNVALKVIDRAIQIHGGAGVSNDFPLAYMYAMQRTLRLADGPDEVHRAAIGKFEIGKYVPKELMRSGQ from the coding sequence ATGGATTTCGCCTATTCGCCCAAGGTTCAGGAACTGCGTGAACGCGTCACCGCGTTCATGGACGCTTACGTTTACCCGGCCGAGACGGTGTTTGAACGCCAGGTCAGCGAAGGTGACCGCTGGCAGCCCACCGCCATCATGGAGGAGCTGAAAGCCAAGGCAAAAGCCGAAGGCCTGTGGAACCTGTTCCTGCCGGAATCCGAGCTGGGCGCCGGCCTGACCAACCTCGAATACGCGCCGTTGGCCGAGATCATGGGCCGCTCCTTGCTGGGACCGGAGCCGTTCAACTGCTCCGCCCCCGACACCGGCAACATGGAAGTGCTGGTGCGCTACGCCAACGCAGAACAGAAACAACGCTGGCTCGAACCGCTGCTGCGCGGCGAGATCCGCTCGGCCTTTGCCATGACCGAGCCGGACGTGGCCTCCTCAGACGCCACCAACATGGCCGCCCGCGCCGAACGCCAGGGCGATGAGTGGGTGATCAACGGCAAGAAGTGGTGGACCTCCGGCGCCTGCGACCCGCGCTGCAAGATCCTGATCTTCATGGGCCTGAGCAACCCGGATGCACCGCGTCACCAGCAGCACTCGATGATCCTGGTGCCGGTGGACACCCCCGGCGTGAAGATCGTGCGCCCGCTGCCGGTATTCGGTTACGACGACGCCCCTCACGGCCACGCTGAAGTGCTGTTCGACAACGTGCGCGTACCGTATGAAAACGTACTGCTCGGTGAAGGCCGCGGCTTTGAAATTGCCCAGGGTCGCCTTGGCCCAGGCCGTATCCACCACTGCATGCGCTCCGTCGGCATGGCCGAGCGTGCGCTGGAGCTGATGTGCAAACGCGCCGTCAGCCGTACCGCGTTCGGCAAGCCATTGGCACGCTTGGGCGGCAATATCGACAAGATCGCCGACTCGCGGATGGAAATCGACATGGCGCGCCTGCTGACCTTGAAGGCGGCCTACATGATGGATACCGTCGGTAACAAAGTGGCGAAAAGCGAAATCGCCCAGATTAAGGTCGTGGCGCCGAACGTGGCGTTGAAGGTGATCGACCGCGCGATCCAGATCCACGGAGGTGCCGGGGTGTCCAACGACTTCCCGCTGGCCTACATGTACGCCATGCAACGCACCTTGCGCCTGGCCGACGGCCCGGATGAAGTACACCGCGCGGCGATCGGCAAGTTCGAGATCGGCAAGTATGTGCCTAAAGAGCTGATGCGCAGCGGGCAGTAA
- a CDS encoding MerR family transcriptional regulator, giving the protein MSTTYSISDLARELDITTRAIRFYEEQGLLAPERRGQERIYSARDKVSLKLILRGKRIGFSLAECRELIELYDPTSGNHIQLNSMLAKIAERREQLEQQLLDIEQMKLELDTAEERCTQALAQTMSQVGQ; this is encoded by the coding sequence ATGAGCACGACCTACAGCATTTCCGACCTCGCCCGCGAGCTCGACATTACTACCCGCGCCATTCGTTTCTATGAAGAACAAGGCCTGCTGGCCCCTGAACGTCGGGGCCAGGAGCGCATCTACTCGGCGCGGGACAAGGTCAGCCTCAAGCTGATCCTGCGTGGCAAACGCATCGGCTTCTCCCTGGCCGAATGCCGCGAGCTGATCGAACTCTACGACCCTACCAGCGGCAACCACATCCAGCTCAACAGCATGCTGGCCAAGATCGCCGAGCGCCGCGAGCAGCTTGAGCAACAGTTGCTGGATATCGAACAGATGAAACTGGAACTGGACACCGCCGAAGAGCGTTGCACCCAGGCCCTGGCGCAGACCATGAGCCAGGTTGGCCAATAA
- a CDS encoding substrate-binding domain-containing protein gives MMLRVLLLLLLPLYAVATPLPVPDQGPALRIQGSNTIGAALGPALVKGLMEHQGLQTVHSEPGDGANERRVIGTTRQGKTVTIEVAAHGSSTGFSALKNASADLAASSRPIKDSELVDLEPQGDLKSPEAEQVIAIDGLAIILNPQNPLNTLNTDQLAQIFNGEVSTWEALGGTGGAIHLYARDDQSGTYDTFKELVLRLRGKPLATSAKRFESSEALSDAVSHDPQGIGFIGLPYVRQAKAVAIVDGDSQPMQPLTSLIATEDYPLSRRLYFYWPPSSHNPWAKALVDFTQSSKGQAIVAANGFIAQQVQAIGVEPRNSMPEDYQAIARDAQRLTVNFRFEEGSASLDNKARQDLQRVVAYIRSHGKLDRHVTLVGFGDAKNDPQRAALLSKLRAMAVRRELVKSGVVLRDIRGFGAQMPVAANTADEGRIKNRRVEVWVY, from the coding sequence ATGATGCTGCGCGTTCTGCTCCTGTTGCTCCTGCCCCTCTACGCTGTCGCCACTCCCCTGCCCGTTCCCGATCAAGGCCCCGCATTGCGTATCCAGGGCTCCAATACCATTGGCGCGGCCTTGGGGCCCGCGCTGGTCAAGGGTTTGATGGAGCACCAGGGCTTGCAGACGGTACACAGCGAGCCCGGCGATGGCGCCAACGAACGACGAGTGATCGGCACGACACGTCAGGGCAAGACCGTGACTATCGAGGTGGCCGCCCACGGTTCCAGCACCGGGTTTAGCGCGCTCAAAAACGCCAGCGCCGACCTCGCGGCGTCGTCCCGGCCGATCAAGGACAGCGAACTGGTTGACCTGGAACCCCAGGGAGACCTGAAAAGCCCCGAGGCCGAGCAAGTGATCGCCATTGACGGCCTGGCAATCATCCTGAATCCGCAAAACCCGTTGAATACCTTGAACACCGACCAACTGGCGCAGATCTTCAACGGCGAGGTCAGCACCTGGGAGGCGCTGGGCGGCACCGGCGGTGCCATTCATTTATATGCCCGGGATGATCAATCCGGCACCTACGACACCTTTAAGGAACTGGTGCTACGCCTGCGCGGTAAGCCTCTCGCAACGTCCGCCAAGCGCTTCGAGTCCAGTGAAGCGTTGTCCGACGCGGTGAGCCATGACCCACAAGGCATCGGGTTCATCGGCCTGCCTTATGTGCGCCAGGCCAAAGCCGTGGCGATTGTCGACGGTGACTCACAACCCATGCAGCCGCTGACCAGCCTGATTGCCACCGAGGATTACCCGCTGTCACGCCGCTTGTATTTCTACTGGCCGCCATCAAGCCATAACCCTTGGGCCAAGGCATTGGTGGACTTTACCCAGAGCAGCAAAGGCCAGGCGATTGTGGCTGCCAACGGTTTTATCGCGCAGCAAGTACAGGCAATTGGCGTGGAGCCGCGCAACTCAATGCCCGAGGACTATCAGGCCATCGCCCGTGATGCCCAGCGCTTGACGGTGAATTTTCGTTTCGAGGAAGGCAGTGCCAGCCTGGACAACAAGGCTCGCCAGGATTTGCAGCGGGTGGTGGCTTATATCCGCAGCCACGGCAAGCTCGACAGGCACGTGACACTGGTGGGGTTTGGTGATGCCAAGAATGACCCGCAGCGTGCGGCGCTCTTGTCAAAATTGCGGGCGATGGCGGTGCGCCGGGAATTGGTCAAAAGCGGCGTGGTGCTGCGCGATATTCGCGGGTTCGGCGCGCAGATGCCGGTGGCGGCGAATACGGCGGATGAGGGCCGGATCAAGAATCGGCGGGTGGAGGTTTGGGTGTACTGA